AAGAAGCAATAAGCGAACTCTTGTTATCACGAATCGACCAATACGCGGCGATTGGTAATCAGGTTGCAATGCAAAGTGAGCTAACACTTACCTCACTGTGTATGCATTTGCGTTTCTTTAAGCTGTTTCAGCAGTTTTTAAACCTCGGCATGCCGTTATCACACGATGATGTGTTAGCGATTTGGGCGGATGATGATTTTCGTGAAGTTGCCTTACCCTTTATAAAAAGTAATGTAACTGGCGATACCAATGTATTGGCAGAAGAAATCGCCGATAGATTGCGTCAAGGCGAAGACTTTTTTGATTTGTTGCTTGCACTCTCTGATGGTGAAGTTGATAACCGTTTGTTAGAGCGCGCGCTGCTATCTCATATTTCACAGCCTGATGCTAAACAAAGCTTATGTATGCGATTTATCGAGCAGGGGGCAAAAGGGCAGATCACTGATGAAGATGGTTTAACTGCCTTAATTTGGTCAGCTAAGCAAGGCTTTGCAAATGTATTTGATGCATTGCTAAGCAAGGAACGTGCAACTGAATGCGATTTAAAAGGTAATAACTTGCTGCATTTTGCGGTGCGAGCTCGCAGTTTGGATATTATTAGTAAAGCGCTTAACGGTGGCGTAAATTATCATCAAAAAGACAGCGATGGCCTTACACCATATCGTTTAGCGGTTGAACTAGAGCTGCCTGAAGTGATAAAGCACTTCGAACACAAGTTTGGTATTAAAGAATTGAGTGAAGAAGGGCAATTAAAACTGATCCAGCATGTGCATTTGTTACATGCATTAGTGTGTTTTATTTTGCCGTTACAGATTTTTCTGATCTTTTCAGACTCAATTACTATAAAAACAGAAATCAGCATTGCGACAACGCTAGTGTCACTCGGTGCATTTGCTTTTGCCTTGTCATTAAAGCGCAGCAACTTATACCCAAATATTAAGCACCCGTTTGCATTAACGCTTATTCGCATATTGTCGCCAATATCACTCATATTAGCGTTATTACTGCTATTGGTGATCTTAACAACTGTGCTCAGCTAAGCTGTTTCTAATAATTATTAAAGGCCACTAATACAGTGGCCTTTTTTGTTTGTGGTAAAAGCTTTATAAAAAGCCGTTAGGTCAAAACGAAATGTTATTAGCCTTTCTGATGGATATTTGAAACAATGTTATAAGATATTCCATAAAGTAATAAAGCAGTAACCATGAGCCAATCTTTAATTTATTTAGACGCCAATGCAACAACACCGGTTTACAGTGAAATCGCTCAAGAAGTGATGCACTGTATGGAAGTGGAGTTTGGTAATCCGTCGTCATCTCACATTACCGGGTTAAAAGCCAAGCGTTTAATGGAAGACACACGCCAATTAGGCAAACAATTAATTGGCGCTGAAAAGGGAAGGTTGCTATTTACCTCGGGTGCAACCGAGGGGATCCAAACGTCGGTTGTATCTGCATTGGTTGCTGCAAAAAATCACACCATCGAAAAGCCAGTATTGCTTTATGGTGCAACTGAGCACAAAGCCGTGCCAAATACGCTAAAGCATTGGAATGAGTTACTTGAAATTAACGCTGAAATATTAGCAATTCCAGTTGATAAAAAAGGCTTGCTCGATCATCAGTTTATTGCAGAGCACAGCAAAAATGCTCTGCTAATTTGTACCATGATAGTAAACAATGAAACAGGTGCAACACAAGACATCGCAGCATTAGATAAAGTGATCCGTGATAACAATCCAAATGTGTTTTGGATGGTGGATTGTGTACAAGGTTTAGGTAAACAAAAATTGGATCTTGACCAAACAAGCATCAATTATGCGCCGTTTTCTGGTCACAAGCTGTATGCACCTAAAGGTATTGGCTTTTTATATTTAAGTGAAGATGCGCCACTGACACCTTTTATTGCAGGTGGTGGGCAAGAAAGTGGCGCGCGTTCAGGTACCGAGAATTTGCCGGGCATAGCAGGTTTAAAAAAGTTATTTGAATTAATGCAAAAGGGCGAAGCAAGCCCGTTTAAATCGGCAGATGTGTTGGCGAGTTACCGTGATAAGTTAGCAAACGCATTGTCGCATACATTTGATGAAATCGTTTTTAATAACGACTTTTCAGTATCGGTTCCAACCACAATTAACTTTAGTGTTGCTAACATTGCAGGCAGCGAAGTAATGAATTTATTTGATGCTGCTGGCATTCGAGTGAGTGCAGGCTCTGCTTGTAGTTCAGGTGCTGCGAGTAGCTTTGTACTCGATGCGATGAATCTAGCGCCGTGGCAAAGTGAGAACGCAATTCGCCTATCATTTGGCCCAATGGCAAGTGAAGATGAAATTAACAGTGCGTGTGAGCGTATTATGGCGCTTAAAGATAAGCTTGCAAATGCATGTATGTTAACGAGTTATACTAAAGAAACACCGTGTGCAGTTGGTATTAATCAATATGTAATCGATGGCAATATTATGTACCTTATTGTCAATCAATCACTTGATACCTTGCTGATTAACCCTATCTTTTCTGAGATCAACAAGGTTAAACGTTTAGCAACTAAGCAAGGGTTGAAGATCACCCATATTATTAGCGATAAATCAGACTACGCAGATGTGTTTTTAGACAGTCAATATATTGATTTAATAACAAATAAAGTAATGCCTGAGTTTAACGTTGAACTGTGTGATCGCGCAGTTCTATTTACTCATCAAGGTGATCAGTTAAAACTTGCATTAACATTAGATGCACCTAACGCCGTTACCGAAATAAACAGTACAGAGCTTAAAGCACAATTAGCCGCTAATAAATTAGATGGCATCATTGATATTCGTGAGCATTATGAACATCAAGAAGGCGAGCTAAGTGACTATCTAAAGATCCCAGGTGATATGGTGACGAATATTCCAAGTCACCGTTTGCTAAATGAGTTTGCTTCAGGGCAGCTGGTAAAAGACAAACATTATGTGTTGGTGTGTCGCAGTGGTCGTCGCTCTAAAGCCTGTTGTGAGCTACTGACAAGCCTCAACTTTACTAAGTTAAATAATCTCTCTGGTGGCGTTGCCTTTATTTAGCAGTGGATAACAGCACGAATAGAACTCACTTACATAGCAGGTCATCCTAGCGGGTTAAGTTTAATGCTAACAGTGTTTGAATTTATCAATGTAGAACAACCGCATAAGAAAAGTTTTGCTCCGTGATGATTTATTTATCAGCAAAAACTCTGACTACATTCTTAACAGAATTGGTATAAAAAAAGCAGCTTAAAGCTGCTTTTTTTTATAATTTAAATGAATTGTTGTTACAGCGCATTACCGGTTGAATCCCTCACAACTAATTCAGGTGTAAAACAAATTGCCATTTTTTCTTCTTTAATTTTCGTTGGGCGGCTGTTTGCAAATAGCAGCTTCGCTGCTTGCGTAGCAATATCTTGGTTAGACTGATGAGCCGTTGTTAATTTTGGCCATGTTTGTTTTGAGAAGGGTGAATCCTCAAATCCAGTAATAGACAGTTGCTCAGGAATTTTAATATCCATCAAACGCGACGCGAATAATGCACCCGCCGCGATTTCATCGTTACAGGCAAAAATAGCGGTGACTTTTTCGTTATTCGCCATCAGTGCTTTAGCGCCTTCAACACCAGATTCAAACGAGTACTTACCCGGAAATATCAGCGCATCGTTTAACGTAATATTATGAGCAGATAATGCGGCTTTGTAGCCCGCTAAGCGCTCAAGTGTTGATTTGTGTTCTTCTTCACCGGTAATAAATGCAATGTGCTTGTGACCGAGCGAAATTAAATGCTCGGTAATTTGATATGCAGCATCGTGGTCATTTACGAATATAGCGTTAGGCTTACTTTCTTTTTCGCTTGGTTCGCGGCCCGATAATATGCGCACATAGTTAATGCCGATAGAATCAAGTAAATCTGTAACATCTTGACGCTCAGACAGCGGTGGCGTTAATACTAATCCCGATAAACGCGAGCGCTCGATCATGGTTTGAATTTCTTCTAGCACATTTTCGTCGGTACTGCTGCACGGGTGAATAAGTAGTTCGTAACCTTCTTCTTTACAGCGAGATAAAATACCATTTTGCATATCAATGACATAATAAGCATTAGGGTTGCTATAAACGAAGCCGATAGCAAATGACTTGGTGCCTGCTAAACTACGCGCCGCTAAGTTCGGCTTGTAGTTTAATTCTTTAACAGCTGCCATAACCTTATCGGAGGTTTTTTTTCTAACAGAAGGCTCGTTGTTCATAACACGAGATACTGTTTTCATTGATACGCCGGCTAGGCGTGCAACATCATTTATGGTGACTTTCATATTGTTATTATATCTTTTGCTGATGAGCTTTGCGTAAAGCATGGGGTTAATAACACACAACGTATTATTCTAACTGTTTTTTTTTCAAGTCTGTAGCTATGTTTCATAATTTATACAATTAATATGACGTGATACCGGTGTCAAAAAGTTTAAATTGCCAATTGACAGCGTTGTCATTTTTACTTATTGTTAACCTAGACATTTTAATAAGTAGTAACTTTAGCAAGTGTTTAGCGAGTTTCAAGTTGCAAACACACGCTTAGGGTAAAGAGAGTTAGGTAGAGTATGAGTAGTCGTTCTTCTTTAGCAAGTTGGCAAACACTGGCAGGCCTTGCAAGTGATATAAAGCAACAGCACTTAGTTGATTTATTTGCTAATGATGCACAAAGATTTGAGCGTTTTTCCACGCAAATTGATGGCGTTTTCTTTGATTACTCAAAAAACCTGATCACTCAAGATGTTAAAAATGCGTTATTAGCACTCGCCGATGATGTTGATTTGGCATCATGGCGCGACAAAATGTTTTCTGGTGAAAAAATTAATATTACCGAAAACCGTGCAGTGCTGCATACCGCTTTGCGTAAACGCAATAACCAGGCGGTGTATGTTGACGGCGAAAATGTGGTTGATGCCGTTAACGCAGAATTAAATAAAATCAGTGCATTCACCGAAAAAGTGCGCAGTGGCGCTTGGTTAGGTTACACAGGTAAGCGCATTACTGATGTGGTGAGCATTGGTGTTGGCGGTTCAAACCTTGGCCCGCAAATGGCAACGGAAGCGCTTGCTGCATACGCAGATGCAACGCTTAAAGTGCATTATGCATCAAACGCCGATGGCATGCAGATAGCAAATGTACTAAGCAAAGTGAATGCGGAAACCACGCTATTTATTATTTCAAGTAAAACCTTTACCACATCAGAAACCATGGCAAACGCGAAAACTGCTGTTGCATGGTTGAAACAGGCTGCTGGTAATGATGATGCGGTTGCAAAGCATTTTGCTGCAGTGAGCACCAATTTAGAAAAAACGTCAGAATTCGGTATTAATCCAGATAACGTATTTACCATGTGGGACTGGGTTGGCGGTCGTTTTTCAATGTGGTCAGCAATTGGTTTACCTATCGCTTTGTATCTTGGTTTTGATGCGTTTGTTGAATTACTTGAAGGTGCATTTGAAGTTGATCAGCACTTTGTAGAAACAAACTTTGAAAATAATATTCCTGTGCTTATGGCGCTTTTAAGTGTGTGGAATACTAGCTTTTTGGATGCACGAGCGCAGGCTATTTTACCTTACGACCAAAGCATGCATATGTTACCGGCATACCTGCAACAAGCTGAGATGGAAAGTAACGGCAAGTCAGTCACGTTTGATGGCAAAGCAATTGATTATACGAGTGTACCACTTATTTGGGGTATGACAGGGATCAATGGTCAACACGCGTTTTACCAATATTTACACCAAGGTACGACGATTGTGCCGGCCGATTTTATTGGTTCAATAAAGCCTGTGCATGAGGTGAACAATCATCATGAAATTTTAATGGCAAACTTTTTTGCGCAAACTGAAGCCATGATGACAGGCGTTAGCAAAGCGCAAGTTGAAAAAGAATTAGCAAGCAAAGGCTTAAGCGAAGCGCGTATTGCTGAACTGGTTGAGCATAAAGTACATCAAGGCAATCGTCCTACCACATCAATTTTACTTGATACCATTGATGCGAAGCATTTAGGCCGTTTAATTGCACTTTATGAACATAAGATTTTCTGTCAGGGCATTATTTTAGAAATTTGTTCATTCGACCAATGGGGCGTGGAATTGGGCAAAGGCTTAGCAAATGCCATTCAAAAAGAATTAGAGACAGATGAAACGCTGGCACACGATAGCTCAACAGCGGGCTTAATTGCACTGTATAAAAATAAGCGAAAAAATTAAAAAGCGGTCAAATGTCAGGGTTAAGTGATTGGCATTAGCTTAGACTGCGCGGTTTTCAAAATGCCTTAGGCTGTTTTTAAACTGCAACAAATACCTTTGAACGGGTAGCACTGAGTTATTTGGAACGTCAATTGGTGAGAGAGTTGACGCTTCCAAACACTCTTATTTACCAGCTCAAATAGCAACTTGGCAAATGCAAGTTGCACGTGATCAAATAGTAAAAAATACCTTTGAACGGGTAGCGCTGAGTGATTTGGAGCGTCAATTGGTGAGAGAGTTGACGCCTCCAAAGCTCATATCCGTTTATAAAGCGAACTGAGTAGCGCTGAGTATTCAGGGGTAACAGTGGGTGAGAGCATTGTTACTCCTGAAAACTCTTTTCTTCATAGCCCCATTTGCGTGAGCAGTTACATACGAATTCAATATAAATTAGCATTCATAAATAGCTTACCCAAGCGCTATTTAGTGCTAACATAACGAACTAAAAACACATTCTATATTGTACTTAACAACAAGTTACTAAAACGAAGAGAACAATTATGCTAAACCCATTCGATATCGTTATTTTTGGTGGTGGTGGTGATTTATCACTGCGTAAACTGCTACCTGCAATGTACCGTGCCTATCAAGAAGGAAACCTGCCGGAAGGGACGCGAATTCTGCCAACCGTTAGGGCATTAGCAAATGAACAAGAATTTGTTGATAAAGTACAAAGCAGCCTCAAGTCGTTTTTAGGTAAAGGCGAATATAACGCGAAAGACTGGAAAGCGTTTTCTACGTTTTTAAAACCAATTGTTGTTAATGTCACTGAGCAAGATGATAACTGGTTACGCTTAAAAGAAATTTTAGAGTCAGACGAACAAGACAAAGCGCGCGTTTTCTATTACTCATTACCGCCTGCAGTATACGGTCGTTGTAGCGAACTTTTATCTGATAATCAGCTGATTACTAAATCAACACGTGTTGTGGTGGAAAAACCAATTGGTTACTGTGGCGCGTCAGCAGAAGAAATTAACGCGAAAATCGCAGAATACTTTAAAGAAAGCCAAATTTATCGTATCGATCATTATCTGGGTAAAGAGACAGTTCAAAACTTAATGGCACTGCGTTTTTCAAATGTGATGTTTGAGAATATGTGGGATGCAAAATCGATTGATAATATTCAGATCAGTATTTCTGAAACTGTTGGCCTAGAAAGCCGAGCGGGCTTTTACGACAAAGCCGGTGCGCTGCGCGACATGGTGCAAAACCACTTGTTACAACTACTGTGCCTTGTAGCGATGGAATCACCAAATAAGCTAACGGCTAAAAGCATTCGCACGGAAAAATTAAAAGTACTTGAAGCTTTGCGTCCACTTGTAGGTGATGACGTTGAAGCAAACACCGTACGTGGTCAATACGTACCGGGCCAACTTGACGGCAAATTGGTACCTGGCTATTTAGAAGAACTTGGCGAAAACAGCGAGACCGAAACCTTTGTAGCGATCCGCGCACACATTGAAAACTGGCGTTGGGCTGGCGTACCATTCTACCTAAGAACCGGTAAACGCATGAAGCAGCGTTGTGCCGAGATTATCGTAGAATACAAAAATGTATCACACAACGTGTATGACGAAACGGTTGGCGGCATTGAACCAAACCGATTAGTGATCCGCTTACAGCCGGAAGAAAGCATTCAGTTAACGCTAATGTCTAAGCGTTTAGATAATTTAGAAATGCAACTTGAACCAGTAACGCTTGACTTAGATTTGTCTAAAAACTACGAAAATGGCTTCCATTCAGATGCATACAAGCGCTTAATGCTTGATGCCGCGGCAGGTAATGCATCACTATTTATTCACCGTGACGAAGTACGTCAAGCATGGGCGTGGATTGACCCAATTATTGAACAGTGGCAAACAGCGGGTATGCCAGCACTTTATCGTGCAGGTACGTGGGGGCCAGAAGATGCAGACGAGCTACTCGCTGAAAATAATCACGCATGGTACAACGCAGGGAATAACAAATAATGTCAGCCAATATTATTGAAAAATTTTTCGATTCAAAAGGTGCCTATAACGCTGAATTAGGTGAAGATCTTGCTAAGTGTTTAGCACAAGGTATTGAACAAGATGGTCGTGCTGTACTAATGGTATCAGGTGGTTCGTCACCGGCGCCAGCATATCGCTATTTAAGTGGTCTTGAGTTAGCGTGGGATAAAATCGACGTAGCTATGGTTGATGAACGTTGGGTTGAGCAAAGCCATGATAAAAGTAATGAAGCGTTTATTAAATCAACGCTATTACAAGATAAAGCTGCAGCTGCTAACTTTGTAACCATGAAAAACTCAGCGGACAGTGCGCAACTTGGTCAAGTTGAGTGTCAAAACGCATATGCGGCACTTAAACAAAATTTTGATGTGACGATTCTAGGTATGGGACCAGATGGTCATACCGCATCACTTTTCCCGCATGCTCAAGGCCTTGATAATGCGTTAACAACTTCTGATTTAGTCGCGGCAATTGATGCAATTAAGAGTGATGTAACTGGTGATATTACTGAGCGCATGACATTAACGCGTGCTGCTATTCTACAATCGAAAGTGATTAAGCTTTTGATCAGCGGTGAAGAAAAACTGGCAGTTTATAAAGAAGCTAAAGCTGGCGGAGAGGTTGCAGATATGCCACTTCGCGCTATTTTACAGCAAACAAAGGTACCGGTAGAAGTGTACTGGACAGCTTAATGTTCGACTAAAATAGATTAAAAAGCCCAACTCAAGTTGGGCTTTTTTTATTTAGAAAGCGTGACGCTTCAAGATAGTTCCGCGATGATCTATGGCAATTTTATAAGGCGTTTGAGAGACACCATAACGTTTAAAAATGACATTTTCGCTGTCCCAAATTACCGGCATTTGTAATTGATGGGTTTCAATAAATTTACGTACATGGGCTTCGTTAACGTAGTAGCCACTGATCACAGTTAGATACAATTTACCTTGTTTAAATTGATTTTCAGCTAATTGCTTTAGGCTTGCCTCACAATTTGGAAAGTGTGGCATTGGGCATAAACTATCAAGAAATACCAATTCAAGTGTATTACTGGGCTTGAGCATTTTTATGGTATTGCCTAGCGATACCGTTTGCCCAGATAAACTTTCACGAACAAAATCTGAAAATTGTTCACCAACGGCAATATGATTTACCGGCGGTTGTTTTTTAAAGCGTGGTGAAGACGTCTCTTTTATTAATTTGCTTTTATAGTGTGCAAACTGAGCTTGGGAAATTTGTTGGTTTAATTTTAGATATGCTAATAGTGCAGCATCATCACCTTTAAATATAACTTTGTCATCGTGCTCAATAATATGAAACGGTGTTTGCCAAACGCCATATTGCCGCATTAACTTAAACCCTTTATCGATCTCAATGGATGCAAATTGCGGGTAGTAGCTTTTAAATTCAGCTAATTGACTGGGAGTTACATTGAGATCTTGTTGTTTATAGCTAACGCTATAGCTTTGTTGATTTAGCCAGTCAATAAACACGGAATTTGCGCCATCATAATGTGCCCAAATATCCATAAACACTGTGTGTTTAGTTGGCTCTTGTGTTTTTGTATACGCAGGGTTAGCAAAAAATAGTAAGCCTAAAGTAACAACTAGGATGTGCAATGGTTTAAGTTGATTAAACATAGGTACTACTCCTTTTCTGGTAGCGCAGCGATATAGGCGTCAATTTTGTCTGAATGTAAAAAGCTCGTTAGTGCAACTTTGCCGCTTTGCTCAATTAAAATATGATAAGGCGTGCCTAATACGCCAAAGTTTTGCGTGATTTCGCCGTTTGTATCAAACACTGTATCTATCGACAGATTATTGCGATTAAAGTAGGCGTTAATATTGTCAATTGAGTCATTAATGCCAACGTTCACCGTAATGATGGTGATTTTGTCGCTGTGATTTTTATTTAACTCTGTTAAATGTGGCATTTCAGCTTGGCAATATTGGCACCATGTTGCCCAAAACTTAAGGTAAACGGGTTTTTCCTTTAGTAACTCGTTTAAGTTAATAGTCTCGCCTTTTAGGGTATGGCTAATTAAATTAGGTGCTTTGTCGCCAACCTTAAGCGGTGATGCAAACAAAGGGGTGGCAAGAGTAAGTAACACAAAAGCCAGTATATTTTTCATATTAATATCCTTAAAACGTGATTTGAAAATAGAAATAAAGGGCCACGCCAATCAGCAAGGCCGCCAATATGTATTTGAAGCCGTTAAGCCAAGGGCCGCTTTTTGGCAGCGAGTTCAAAACGTTGGAGAAAATACCCGCAATAAACAGTAAGGCAC
This region of Pseudoalteromonas spongiae UST010723-006 genomic DNA includes:
- a CDS encoding TlpA family protein disulfide reductase, with the protein product MKNILAFVLLTLATPLFASPLKVGDKAPNLISHTLKGETINLNELLKEKPVYLKFWATWCQYCQAEMPHLTELNKNHSDKITIITVNVGINDSIDNINAYFNRNNLSIDTVFDTNGEITQNFGVLGTPYHILIEQSGKVALTSFLHSDKIDAYIAALPEKE
- a CDS encoding aminotransferase class V-fold PLP-dependent enzyme; translated protein: MSQSLIYLDANATTPVYSEIAQEVMHCMEVEFGNPSSSHITGLKAKRLMEDTRQLGKQLIGAEKGRLLFTSGATEGIQTSVVSALVAAKNHTIEKPVLLYGATEHKAVPNTLKHWNELLEINAEILAIPVDKKGLLDHQFIAEHSKNALLICTMIVNNETGATQDIAALDKVIRDNNPNVFWMVDCVQGLGKQKLDLDQTSINYAPFSGHKLYAPKGIGFLYLSEDAPLTPFIAGGGQESGARSGTENLPGIAGLKKLFELMQKGEASPFKSADVLASYRDKLANALSHTFDEIVFNNDFSVSVPTTINFSVANIAGSEVMNLFDAAGIRVSAGSACSSGAASSFVLDAMNLAPWQSENAIRLSFGPMASEDEINSACERIMALKDKLANACMLTSYTKETPCAVGINQYVIDGNIMYLIVNQSLDTLLINPIFSEINKVKRLATKQGLKITHIISDKSDYADVFLDSQYIDLITNKVMPEFNVELCDRAVLFTHQGDQLKLALTLDAPNAVTEINSTELKAQLAANKLDGIIDIREHYEHQEGELSDYLKIPGDMVTNIPSHRLLNEFASGQLVKDKHYVLVCRSGRRSKACCELLTSLNFTKLNNLSGGVAFI
- a CDS encoding peroxiredoxin family protein — protein: MFNQLKPLHILVVTLGLLFFANPAYTKTQEPTKHTVFMDIWAHYDGANSVFIDWLNQQSYSVSYKQQDLNVTPSQLAEFKSYYPQFASIEIDKGFKLMRQYGVWQTPFHIIEHDDKVIFKGDDAALLAYLKLNQQISQAQFAHYKSKLIKETSSPRFKKQPPVNHIAVGEQFSDFVRESLSGQTVSLGNTIKMLKPSNTLELVFLDSLCPMPHFPNCEASLKQLAENQFKQGKLYLTVISGYYVNEAHVRKFIETHQLQMPVIWDSENVIFKRYGVSQTPYKIAIDHRGTILKRHAF
- the zwf gene encoding glucose-6-phosphate dehydrogenase codes for the protein MLNPFDIVIFGGGGDLSLRKLLPAMYRAYQEGNLPEGTRILPTVRALANEQEFVDKVQSSLKSFLGKGEYNAKDWKAFSTFLKPIVVNVTEQDDNWLRLKEILESDEQDKARVFYYSLPPAVYGRCSELLSDNQLITKSTRVVVEKPIGYCGASAEEINAKIAEYFKESQIYRIDHYLGKETVQNLMALRFSNVMFENMWDAKSIDNIQISISETVGLESRAGFYDKAGALRDMVQNHLLQLLCLVAMESPNKLTAKSIRTEKLKVLEALRPLVGDDVEANTVRGQYVPGQLDGKLVPGYLEELGENSETETFVAIRAHIENWRWAGVPFYLRTGKRMKQRCAEIIVEYKNVSHNVYDETVGGIEPNRLVIRLQPEESIQLTLMSKRLDNLEMQLEPVTLDLDLSKNYENGFHSDAYKRLMLDAAAGNASLFIHRDEVRQAWAWIDPIIEQWQTAGMPALYRAGTWGPEDADELLAENNHAWYNAGNNK
- a CDS encoding ankyrin repeat domain-containing protein encodes the protein MSLERVLVWPEAYPLLLKGLLEQNGAFILDALEAWPKCEETKDAQGISTSVLPPLYYLLWLKPAEPFEQCFYQHIFEYDDNAQQYIESAIAHLHQQLNSKEAISELLLSRIDQYAAIGNQVAMQSELTLTSLCMHLRFFKLFQQFLNLGMPLSHDDVLAIWADDDFREVALPFIKSNVTGDTNVLAEEIADRLRQGEDFFDLLLALSDGEVDNRLLERALLSHISQPDAKQSLCMRFIEQGAKGQITDEDGLTALIWSAKQGFANVFDALLSKERATECDLKGNNLLHFAVRARSLDIISKALNGGVNYHQKDSDGLTPYRLAVELELPEVIKHFEHKFGIKELSEEGQLKLIQHVHLLHALVCFILPLQIFLIFSDSITIKTEISIATTLVSLGAFAFALSLKRSNLYPNIKHPFALTLIRILSPISLILALLLLLVILTTVLS
- the pgl gene encoding 6-phosphogluconolactonase, encoding MSANIIEKFFDSKGAYNAELGEDLAKCLAQGIEQDGRAVLMVSGGSSPAPAYRYLSGLELAWDKIDVAMVDERWVEQSHDKSNEAFIKSTLLQDKAAAANFVTMKNSADSAQLGQVECQNAYAALKQNFDVTILGMGPDGHTASLFPHAQGLDNALTTSDLVAAIDAIKSDVTGDITERMTLTRAAILQSKVIKLLISGEEKLAVYKEAKAGGEVADMPLRAILQQTKVPVEVYWTA
- a CDS encoding LacI family DNA-binding transcriptional regulator, which translates into the protein MKVTINDVARLAGVSMKTVSRVMNNEPSVRKKTSDKVMAAVKELNYKPNLAARSLAGTKSFAIGFVYSNPNAYYVIDMQNGILSRCKEEGYELLIHPCSSTDENVLEEIQTMIERSRLSGLVLTPPLSERQDVTDLLDSIGINYVRILSGREPSEKESKPNAIFVNDHDAAYQITEHLISLGHKHIAFITGEEEHKSTLERLAGYKAALSAHNITLNDALIFPGKYSFESGVEGAKALMANNEKVTAIFACNDEIAAGALFASRLMDIKIPEQLSITGFEDSPFSKQTWPKLTTAHQSNQDIATQAAKLLFANSRPTKIKEEKMAICFTPELVVRDSTGNAL
- the pgi gene encoding glucose-6-phosphate isomerase, translated to MSSRSSLASWQTLAGLASDIKQQHLVDLFANDAQRFERFSTQIDGVFFDYSKNLITQDVKNALLALADDVDLASWRDKMFSGEKINITENRAVLHTALRKRNNQAVYVDGENVVDAVNAELNKISAFTEKVRSGAWLGYTGKRITDVVSIGVGGSNLGPQMATEALAAYADATLKVHYASNADGMQIANVLSKVNAETTLFIISSKTFTTSETMANAKTAVAWLKQAAGNDDAVAKHFAAVSTNLEKTSEFGINPDNVFTMWDWVGGRFSMWSAIGLPIALYLGFDAFVELLEGAFEVDQHFVETNFENNIPVLMALLSVWNTSFLDARAQAILPYDQSMHMLPAYLQQAEMESNGKSVTFDGKAIDYTSVPLIWGMTGINGQHAFYQYLHQGTTIVPADFIGSIKPVHEVNNHHEILMANFFAQTEAMMTGVSKAQVEKELASKGLSEARIAELVEHKVHQGNRPTTSILLDTIDAKHLGRLIALYEHKIFCQGIILEICSFDQWGVELGKGLANAIQKELETDETLAHDSSTAGLIALYKNKRKN